One Gavia stellata isolate bGavSte3 chromosome 34, bGavSte3.hap2, whole genome shotgun sequence DNA window includes the following coding sequences:
- the LOC132320289 gene encoding olfactory receptor 14A16-like — protein MSNSSSMTEFLLLAFSDTRELQLLHFWLFLGIYLAALLGNGLIITAVACDHHLHTPMYFFLLNLSFLDLGCISTTMPKAMANSLWDTRAISYSGCASQVFLFSFLMSAEYSLLTVMAYDRYVAICKPLHYGTLLGSRACVHMAAAAWGSGFLYALLHTANTFSLPLCQGNALDQFFCELPHILKLSCSDTYLRELGLLILSSFLGFGCFVFIVLSYVQIFRAVLRIPSEQGRHKAFSTCLPHLVMVSLFVSTSFFAYLKPPSISSPSLDLVLAVLYSVVPPAVNPLIYSMRNKEILEALWKLFE, from the coding sequence atgtccaacagcagctccatgaccgagttcctcctcctggcattctCAGACACACGGGaactgcagctcttgcacttctggctcttcctgggcatctacctggctgccctcctgggcaatggcctcatcatcaccgccgtagcctgcgaccaccacctccacacccccatgtacttcttcctcctcaacctctctttTCTTGACCTGGGCTGCATCTCAACCACCAtgcccaaagccatggccaattccctgtgggacaccagggccatctcctactCAGGATGTGCTTCtcaagtttttctcttttcctttctgatgtCAGCAGAGTATTCTCTCctcactgtcatggcctatgaccgctacgttgccatctgcaaacccctgcactacgggaccctcctgggcagcagagcttgtgtccacatggcagcagctgcctggggcagtgggtttctctatgctctgctgcacacggccaataccttttcactacccctctgccaaggcaatgccctggaccagttcttctgtgaacttCCCCATATCCTCAAGCTTTCCTGCTCAGACACCTACCTCAGGGAACTTGGGCTTCTTATATTAAGTTCTTTTTTAGGTTttggatgttttgttttcattgtgttgtcctatgtgcagatcttcagggctgtgctgaggatcccctctgagcagggacggcacaaagccttttccacatgcctccctcacctggttATGGTCTCCCTGTTTGTCAGTACTTCATtttttgcctacctgaagcccccctccatctcctccccatccctggacctggtgctggcagttctgtactcggtggtgcctccagcagtgaaccccctcatctacagcatgaggaacaaGGAAATCTTAGAAGCCCTGTGGAAACTATTTGAATAG